The Streptomyces sp. NBC_00440 genome contains a region encoding:
- a CDS encoding class I adenylate-forming enzyme family protein, which yields MDETAHALGASRTLWELVDRRAGLTPDRPVLLQGDRTLTFGELRDGAERVAAGLYGMGVRPGSVVAWQLPTRIETVLLSFALARLGAVQSPVIPFYRDREVGFALRESRADFFAVPGTWRGHDHTAMAERLGARGVFEAYGTLPDGDPAVLPPPPADGTAVRWIYWTSGTTSDPKGVLHTDRSLIAGGSCLAHALHLTADDIGSMAFPFAHIGGPDYTVMLLLYGFPAVLFEHFAMDTALPEYRRHGVTVAGGSTAFYSMFLTEQRKTPGQRLVPTLRLLAGGGAPKPPEIYHAVVREMGVQLTHGYGMTEVPMITMGAPDDTAENLATTEGRPPAGMEIRIVDPEGKPVPAGVDGEVRLRGEAVCQGYADPGQAAGVFDAEGFLVTGDVGHLRETGHLVLTGRMKDIIIRKGENISAKEIEDLLHQHPAVADAAVIGLPDQERGERVCAVIERRPGTDDLTPAAMSAFLRGEGLSVHKLPEQLEVVDALPRNDALRKVLKYKLRELYG from the coding sequence ATGGACGAGACCGCACACGCACTGGGCGCATCCCGCACGCTGTGGGAGCTGGTCGACCGCCGCGCCGGACTGACCCCGGACCGGCCCGTGCTGCTCCAGGGCGACCGCACCCTGACCTTCGGAGAGCTGCGGGACGGCGCCGAGCGCGTCGCCGCCGGTCTGTACGGGATGGGGGTGCGGCCGGGCAGCGTGGTCGCCTGGCAGCTGCCGACCCGGATCGAGACGGTGCTGCTCTCGTTCGCCCTGGCCAGGCTCGGCGCCGTCCAGTCGCCGGTGATCCCGTTCTACCGGGACCGCGAGGTCGGCTTCGCGCTGCGCGAGTCCCGGGCGGACTTCTTCGCCGTACCGGGCACCTGGCGCGGCCATGACCACACGGCCATGGCCGAACGGCTGGGCGCCCGGGGCGTGTTCGAGGCGTACGGAACGCTCCCGGACGGCGATCCCGCCGTACTCCCGCCGCCGCCCGCCGACGGCACGGCGGTCCGGTGGATCTACTGGACGTCCGGCACCACGTCCGACCCCAAGGGCGTGCTGCACACCGACCGTTCACTGATCGCGGGCGGCTCCTGCCTGGCCCACGCCCTGCACCTCACGGCGGACGATATCGGCTCGATGGCCTTCCCCTTCGCGCACATCGGCGGCCCGGACTACACGGTGATGCTGCTCCTGTACGGCTTCCCGGCCGTGCTGTTCGAGCACTTCGCGATGGACACGGCGCTGCCCGAGTACCGCAGGCACGGGGTGACGGTCGCGGGCGGCTCCACCGCGTTCTACTCGATGTTCCTCACCGAGCAGCGCAAGACGCCGGGACAGCGGCTGGTCCCCACCCTGCGGCTGCTGGCCGGCGGCGGTGCGCCGAAGCCGCCGGAGATCTACCACGCGGTGGTACGGGAGATGGGCGTCCAGCTCACCCATGGCTACGGCATGACCGAAGTTCCCATGATCACCATGGGCGCCCCCGACGACACGGCCGAGAACCTCGCCACCACGGAGGGCCGTCCACCGGCCGGGATGGAGATCCGCATCGTGGACCCGGAGGGCAAGCCGGTGCCCGCAGGGGTCGACGGCGAGGTGCGGCTGCGCGGCGAGGCGGTCTGCCAGGGGTACGCGGACCCGGGCCAGGCGGCGGGCGTCTTCGACGCCGAGGGCTTCCTGGTCACCGGCGATGTCGGCCACCTCAGGGAGACCGGCCATCTGGTGCTGACCGGGCGGATGAAGGACATCATCATCCGCAAGGGCGAGAACATTTCGGCCAAGGAGATCGAGGACCTGCTGCACCAGCATCCGGCGGTCGCCGACGCCGCGGTCATCGGCCTCCCGGACCAGGAGCGCGGCGAGCGGGTGTGCGCGGTGATCGAGCGGCGGCCCGGCACCGACGACCTCACGCCGGCCGCCATGTCGGCGTTCCTGCGCGGCGAGGGCCTCTCCGTACACAAGCTGCCGGAACAGCTGGAGGTGGTGGACGCCCTGCCGCGCAACGACGCGCTGCGGAAGGTACTCAAGTACAAGCTGCGGGAGTTGTACGGCTGA
- a CDS encoding STAS domain-containing protein: MMLNVIEAERGAWLVLRISGEMDLVSSPEVRQRVHDAVAVGCHDVVLDLSDVVFCDSSGVGVLIAARRLMRSCQGRLRLILPGSGGVEGMSGQGGAAHVNKVLAALGVRRLFEVYADVYDATADDAQPISA, encoded by the coding sequence GTGATGCTGAACGTGATCGAAGCCGAACGCGGTGCATGGCTCGTCTTGCGCATATCGGGCGAAATGGACCTGGTGAGTTCCCCCGAGGTCCGGCAGCGGGTCCATGACGCGGTGGCTGTCGGCTGTCACGACGTGGTGCTCGACCTGTCGGACGTGGTGTTCTGCGATTCGAGCGGAGTCGGCGTCCTGATCGCGGCCCGCAGACTGATGCGCTCCTGCCAGGGCCGGCTGCGGCTGATCCTGCCGGGCAGCGGCGGAGTGGAAGGCATGTCGGGCCAGGGCGGCGCCGCACACGTGAACAAGGTGCTGGCAGCGCTGGGCGTCCGGCGGCTCTTCGAGGTGTACGCGGACGTGTACGACGCCACGGCGGACGACGCGCAGCCGATCTCGGCCTAG
- a CDS encoding acyl-CoA dehydrogenase family protein yields MDLRYTEDEEVFRGQLKEWLAKALPALPPAPDPLDWPGRRAYDTAWQRMLYEAGYAGLHWPADAGGRGATPTQHLIFLEETERAGAPYVGANFVGLLHAGPTIAAEGTAEQRARWLPPVLRGDEIWCQGFSEPGAGSDLASLRTRAVRDGDHYVVSGSKIWTSHAEVADWCELLVRTEPVSDTVPKHRGITWLAMRMDAPGVTVRPLRTLAGSTEFAEMFLDDVRIPVTDRVGAENDGWRVTMVTLSFERGTAFVGEVVACRRTLGELARTARDNGRWDADPALRRRLGRLGAEFAALWRLTQWNVSESQGGSSGDSGSGGGRGGFGVPGIGGSVFKLRYSQARQELYETAADVLGPDALDLAHPWNQDRLSSLSYTIAAGTSQIQQNIVAERILGLPKER; encoded by the coding sequence ATGGACCTCAGGTACACGGAGGACGAGGAGGTCTTCCGCGGGCAGTTGAAGGAGTGGCTCGCGAAGGCCCTCCCGGCGCTGCCGCCCGCGCCGGACCCGCTGGACTGGCCGGGACGGCGCGCGTACGACACCGCGTGGCAGCGGATGCTGTACGAGGCCGGGTACGCGGGGCTGCACTGGCCGGCCGACGCGGGCGGGCGCGGCGCCACCCCCACCCAGCACCTGATCTTCCTGGAGGAGACGGAGCGGGCCGGGGCACCGTACGTCGGGGCGAACTTCGTCGGGCTGCTGCACGCGGGCCCGACCATCGCCGCCGAGGGGACGGCGGAGCAGCGGGCGCGCTGGCTGCCGCCGGTGCTGCGCGGGGACGAGATCTGGTGCCAGGGGTTCAGCGAGCCCGGCGCCGGTTCGGACCTGGCGTCGCTGCGGACCAGGGCCGTACGGGACGGCGATCACTATGTGGTCAGCGGATCCAAGATCTGGACCTCGCACGCCGAGGTCGCCGACTGGTGCGAGCTGCTCGTCCGTACGGAACCGGTCAGCGACACGGTGCCCAAACACCGCGGGATCACCTGGCTCGCGATGCGGATGGACGCCCCGGGTGTGACCGTACGGCCGCTGCGGACGCTCGCCGGGTCCACCGAGTTCGCCGAGATGTTCCTCGACGACGTACGGATCCCGGTCACCGACCGGGTCGGCGCCGAGAACGACGGCTGGCGCGTCACGATGGTCACCCTCTCCTTCGAGCGCGGCACCGCCTTCGTCGGCGAGGTCGTCGCCTGCCGCCGCACCCTGGGCGAACTGGCCCGTACGGCACGGGACAACGGCCGTTGGGACGCCGACCCGGCGCTGCGCCGCAGACTGGGCCGGCTCGGCGCCGAGTTCGCCGCGCTGTGGCGGCTCACCCAGTGGAACGTGAGCGAGTCGCAGGGCGGGAGCAGCGGGGACAGCGGGAGCGGCGGAGGCCGGGGCGGTTTCGGGGTGCCGGGGATCGGCGGTTCGGTCTTCAAGCTCCGCTACTCGCAGGCCCGCCAGGAGCTGTACGAGACGGCCGCCGATGTGCTGGGCCCCGACGCCCTCGACCTCGCGCATCCCTGGAACCAGGACCGGCTGTCCTCCCTCTCGTACACGATCGCCGCGGGCACCTCGCAGATTCAGCAGAACATCGTCGCCGAGCGGATCCTCGGCCTCCCCAAGGAGCGCTGA